CCACGCAGTGCGGCAGGGCCTTCTCGCGGCGCGGGGGGAGCTGCGCCTCTTCGTGGATGCGGATCTCACTTACCCCTGCGAAAACTTCCGGCGCATCGAGACAGCGCTGCTCGCGGGTGCGGACTTGGCCATCGCCAGCCGCGTGCACACCGACAGCAGGTACCTGATGGCACCCGAGTTCTTCCGTCACGTCTACACGCGACATCATCTGGGCCGGGTGTTCAATGCACTGGTACAGCTCGCTGCAGTACCTGGCCTGTCGGACACCCAAGCTGGGCTCAAGGGTTTTCGCAAGAGCGCGGCCATGAGCTTGCTGCCCAAAGTGACCATGAACCGCTTCGCCTTCGACGTCGAACTGCTGTACCTGGCGCGACGCGCACGACTCAGCATCGAAGAGGTCCCGGTGACCTTCATCTACTGCAAGGAGCCGAGCTCGCTACAGCTGGCGCGAGACGGCGGCCGCATGCTGCGCGACTTGTGGACCATTCGCCGTCGGGCAGGACGGGGCGACTACGACCACGCGACGTACCGCTCTCAGCCTGATACCGACGAGGCGGCTGCGAATACGTCCGAGTAGCTGGCAACGCGATAGCCCTGCGCGGTCAGGCGCTCGCGCAACTCGGCGCTCTCCATGGCACGGACTTCCTCAGGTCCTGCGTGTCGCGCTCCAACCGTCGCCCAGGTATGGGCCGTGTCGCCCTCGCGCGGATGCACGACCCACTCCACGACCGGATCGCGAAGCGTCGCCACCAAGTCCAGGGCGCGCTCCACGTAGTCGCTGCGTCCCGTGAGCTCCAGTCCGGCCACGGCGCGCACGGGTACGCCGGCCCGCGCTGCGCGCTTCGCGAGGCGCCGCCCCAATGCGCGCAGCAAGACTCCGCGTGGTCCGCCGTGCAGCAACGGTGCGGGCTCCAGTGGGACGCGTAGATGCACGCATTCACGTCGTCGGACTTCGCGCAAGACGACCTCCGCCACGACGGGAAAGGCGTGCACGTGATGGTGCCCATTGATGTGGGTGGGCTCGGCCCCCAGGCGCTCCAAGGCCTCGAGCTGCGCCTCGAGCTCCCGCTGCACCGCCTGCTCGGGCAGTCGATGGCTGAGGGAAGCGAGCAGCACCCGGGGCAAACCCAAGAAGCGCCCACTGGCGTCGGTCAAGCCGGGTTGGGGGCCATAGAGCGCGTTTCCTTCGGTCAGACAGAAATGCAGACCCAGTCCCACGCCCAGGGAGCGCAGTTCGTCGAGCACCTCGCGCTTGGGTCGCTCACTGACGCAGACGCTCGCCTCCTTTACCGTTCCGGCTCGCGCCGCCCGGACGACGCCGCGATCGACGTCATCGCCCATGCCGACGTCGTCCGCGTTGAAGATCACCAACTTGTCCAGTGTCCTACCTCTTTCGTCCTTGCACGACCCGTGACAGCAGCGTGGCACGAACGTCTACCTCGAGCTCGAATCCCGCTTCGTGCAGAAGCCGGTCCATGTCAGCTGGCGCGAACAGGCGCACTCGTTCCCCGCGCAGGCGATGATAGAGGCGATAGCTCGACCCCAGGCCTCCCCAGGGATAGAGCACCGTCAACCGCGCCTTCGGCACCAGGTGCGCGCGGATGCGACGCAGGGCCTGCAAGGGGTCCACGCAGAACTCCAGCGCGCCCAGACACAATGCGTGCTCGAACCGCTCCGCGAGCTCCAAGGTGCACAGATCCGCGACTCGGGCATCCAGTCCCTCCCTTCGGGCGGCCTCCACCATCTCGGCAGTGCCATCCACGCCAACCACGGTCGCCCCGGTCGCCACTAGCCAAGACGCGTCGAACCCAGCTCCGCAACCGGCGTCCAACACGCGTTCGCCTGCCAGGGGTCTCACCAAAGCGCGAACCAGCTGACGTTCGCGTGCGCGGATCCAGCCCAGGGGAGGCGTCATCATGCGCTGGCGATAGCGATCGGCCCCTTGCCGATAGCTCGGCACGCTGGCGGTGTCCTGCATGGTCTCAGTCCGCTGGCTCGACACGCACGCGCTTCTCCGCCTGCGGCGCAATGGGCGCTCCGCCGTCTCGCTCTTGGACTGCCTGTTTGAAGCCGACCGCCTCGGCGCGCGCCTTGAACCACAGCCCTTCGGGGGTGTGACGCGCAATGCCATCACACAAAGTCGCAAGCACCTGCGTGCTAGCCAGGCCCATGTTCTCATAGGCTTGATTGATGACCAGCTTTTGCATCAGCAGTTGGTTCTTGGGAATGGCCGCCATGCGCCGGGCCAGGGTGTCGACGTGCAAGTCCAAGTCCGCCTCGGGTACCGCGTCCGCAACCAAGCCCATCCGCTTCGCTTCGCTTCCGTCCACCAAGTCACCCGTCAAGAGCATGCGCTTGGCGCGTTCGGCTCCGATGCGGAAGACCCACATGGCCGTCGTCGGGCAGCCCCAAACGCGCGCGGGCGGGTAGCCGATCTTCGCATCCTCGGCCATCACCACCAAATCGCAGGACAGTGCGATGTCAGACCCTCCGGCGACTGCGTACCCGCGCACCTTGGCGACGGTGGGCTTGTGGCTCCGCCACAAGCTCTGAAAGTCCACCGTGTTCTGGTACATGTGGCGGAAGTCCACCGTCGGGTCCCAGGGCATGCTTTGCACACCCGGGTTCTCTCCCTTGGTTTCCGCATACTCGAGCAAATCGTAGCCGGCGCAGAACGCCCGCCCCTCTCCGGTGATCACGATGACGTGAATGGCGTCATCGCGCCCGGCGCGCTCGACCGCAGCTCGGATCTCCCGAGGCATGTGCAGATCGATGGCGTTCAGGCGCTCCGGTCGGTTCAGCGTGATGGTGGCGACGCGGTCTTTGGTTTCGTAGCGAATGCTGCGGTAGGTCACGGCGATCTCCCGCGAGCAGCGTAGGGCAGCTCGGGGGCAGACGCACGCGTCTCTGCCCCCCTTCGCCGAACCGCACCAACGCGGCAGCTCTATCGCGACTTACGCGCGATGAAGCGCTGATACTTCTGCTTCAAGGCATCGAGACGTGCCGCCAAGGCCGGGGAAGCACCACTCTTCGCCGCCTCGATCAGTCCTGGGGTGGACGCGTCCTCGACGAGAAGCAGCGACTTCTGGATCTCGCTGCGCAACACCTCGTCCTGGTGGTGCCGCACGAAGGCGGAAACCAGGATCTTGGCGGCTCCGCTGCGCACGACGGCTTCCTCACCGCTGCTGCGCACTGCTGGGGTCTGCCAGGCCCAGGAGTTGCCCGCATCCCCCAAGGCCGCCAACGCGAGGCGGCGCTCTTCGTACTCCAACTTGCCGTTCAGCAACTTGTCGAGAGTGCTGACGATCACCGCACGGCGACAGTCGCCAAGGGCGCTGAGCACGGCTCGACGGCGCGGCCCTGCTTTGCTCACCAGGCTCACCAACTTGGCGGCCGCAGCGTCGGTACCGATGCGACCAAGACCTTCTGCGGCTGCGCGAAGCACCCAGTAGTCCTGCTCCTTGTCGACGATGCGCTCGAGCACGGGAATCGCACGCGCATCGCGCTTACGGCCCACGGACTCGATCAGGCTCACGCGCACGGCCAGCCACGCCGTCGGCGAAAGCGAACCGCGCGACATGCCCTTGAGCGCAAGCTGCTCCAGCATGGGCAGCAGGGCGTCGCCGCCCAGAGCGTCGAGCCCACGCGTGACCGACGCGAAGTTCCCGCGCCGATGCGCGTCCGCTTGCGCGGCCGTGGACAGCACTTGCTGCACTCGCGTGAAAGCCTCGGGATGCGCCACGCGGTGCGCTTCCACGTCTTTGCGCAAGGCGCTGACATGGTTCGCCGATAGATCCGAGGGCGCAAGGATCACGCCTCGCTCGGCAGCCACGGCCGAAGCGCTAGCTGCGCACAGAGCCACCGTCATCAACACGACCTGCCACTTCATGGCGTCACCTCCCACCAGAACACGCCAGGCAAGGGCGCGCGTTTGGTGTTCGTTCCACAGTGCACCTCACCTGATAGGCGGTGCAACATGTCCCAGTCTTCTACCCAGACGACTTCGATGCCGTAGGGCGCCAATGCGTCTTCCAGCTGCTTCTCGAAGGGATCCACGCCGTTCACCTTCGGGCCGTGAGGCCTCGGCGAGGCGAAGACCTTGTCCGAGAGGACCTGACCGTTCACGGTGCCCGGCTGGTAGGCGACGGACACACCGTAGGAGGACATGTGCAGGAAGGGGGCCGGCACGATCTCCGTGTCCTGAATCCCGACCTCGGTCCGGATGGCGTCGAGCTGCGCCGCAACCTCGACCTCGGCCTTCTTGCTCTCCGCCATCACCTCGGTGTCCGCCAACACCTCGGAGACCGTGGCTTGAGCAGGCACGTTCTTGTTGGTATCGAAGTCGATCCACTGCTTGCCGGCGAACATGGGCGTGTCGCCCTGTCCAGCAGCAACGAGATCTTCCAGCATCTTCTTGGCTAGCGCAGCGTCGTTGGCGAGCACGATGAAACCGAGGTCGTTGTCGGTCTTGAGGAAGCTCAGGGTCTCGTCCACGTGCCCGACCAACAGCCAAGAGGTGTCGATGAACACCGGCGGTTGCACCCGCTGCGCCTTGAAGAAGTCGTCGGTCAGTGGATCCGTGTAGAAGGCGTCGATGCGTCCCCGCAGGATCCGTCCCAGGGGGTAGCTCTTGCCCGCGTGACTGTGCGGCGGAATCGTCTCCGT
The DNA window shown above is from Polyangiaceae bacterium and carries:
- a CDS encoding HEAT repeat domain-containing protein, whose translation is MKWQVVLMTVALCAASASAVAAERGVILAPSDLSANHVSALRKDVEAHRVAHPEAFTRVQQVLSTAAQADAHRRGNFASVTRGLDALGGDALLPMLEQLALKGMSRGSLSPTAWLAVRVSLIESVGRKRDARAIPVLERIVDKEQDYWVLRAAAEGLGRIGTDAAAAKLVSLVSKAGPRRRAVLSALGDCRRAVIVSTLDKLLNGKLEYEERRLALAALGDAGNSWAWQTPAVRSSGEEAVVRSGAAKILVSAFVRHHQDEVLRSEIQKSLLLVEDASTPGLIEAAKSGASPALAARLDALKQKYQRFIARKSR
- a CDS encoding ChbG/HpnK family deacetylase; this encodes MIFNADDVGMGDDVDRGVVRAARAGTVKEASVCVSERPKREVLDELRSLGVGLGLHFCLTEGNALYGPQPGLTDASGRFLGLPRVLLASLSHRLPEQAVQRELEAQLEALERLGAEPTHINGHHHVHAFPVVAEVVLREVRRRECVHLRVPLEPAPLLHGGPRGVLLRALGRRLAKRAARAGVPVRAVAGLELTGRSDYVERALDLVATLRDPVVEWVVHPREGDTAHTWATVGARHAGPEEVRAMESAELRERLTAQGYRVASYSDVFAAASSVSG
- a CDS encoding methyltransferase domain-containing protein encodes the protein MQDTASVPSYRQGADRYRQRMMTPPLGWIRARERQLVRALVRPLAGERVLDAGCGAGFDASWLVATGATVVGVDGTAEMVEAARREGLDARVADLCTLELAERFEHALCLGALEFCVDPLQALRRIRAHLVPKARLTVLYPWGGLGSSYRLYHRLRGERVRLFAPADMDRLLHEAGFELEVDVRATLLSRVVQGRKR
- a CDS encoding glycosyltransferase → MASLSVVVPVYNGARFIADNVARILTYLEARGEGELVVVDDGSSDATADIVRAAFGAGRTSVSRRLISTPVNQGKGHAVRQGLLAARGELRLFVDADLTYPCENFRRIETALLAGADLAIASRVHTDSRYLMAPEFFRHVYTRHHLGRVFNALVQLAAVPGLSDTQAGLKGFRKSAAMSLLPKVTMNRFAFDVELLYLARRARLSIEEVPVTFIYCKEPSSLQLARDGGRMLRDLWTIRRRAGRGDYDHATYRSQPDTDEAAANTSE
- a CDS encoding crotonase/enoyl-CoA hydratase family protein, translated to MTYRSIRYETKDRVATITLNRPERLNAIDLHMPREIRAAVERAGRDDAIHVIVITGEGRAFCAGYDLLEYAETKGENPGVQSMPWDPTVDFRHMYQNTVDFQSLWRSHKPTVAKVRGYAVAGGSDIALSCDLVVMAEDAKIGYPPARVWGCPTTAMWVFRIGAERAKRMLLTGDLVDGSEAKRMGLVADAVPEADLDLHVDTLARRMAAIPKNQLLMQKLVINQAYENMGLASTQVLATLCDGIARHTPEGLWFKARAEAVGFKQAVQERDGGAPIAPQAEKRVRVEPAD